The sequence AAAATTTCATACTCATCACCGATGCCGTAAAGCTTTCTTATCTTCTCCATCGCGCCAAAGTGGATCTCCTCAAAGGTCTTGCTTCTGTGGCTGATCTCCATGATCGAGTAGCCCTCGCCTCTGTAGTCGGTAAATTCGGCCTTTGCATGCTCTAAAACGCTTAGTGGTATCGCGCTTGGGCCTGCGCTAAAGTTGATTTTTCTACTCATTTTTACTCCTTGATAATTGCTTTTTTATGTGTATTTTGCGAGATAAGCTCGATCTCATCGTCTATTTTTAAATCCCTAAAATCAACTCTCTTGCCGTCTTTTCTAACCTCGATAAGCCTTTTTGTACTCTCAAAAAAGAGCTCCCTCATCTCATAAGCCTTCTCTAGTGAGTTAAATGCTGAGCCAAGGACTAAAATTTTTCTTTGCACGGCGTTTGTTAGGGCATTTTGCTTGTTTGTCACCTCGCTAAATTTTAGCTCGATCCTAGCTTTTAGAGCATTTGATGAAAATTTAGAAAGAAGAACATTTAGCAAATTTTGCTTTTTGGTGATCTTTAAGCTTAAAGCGCTATCAAGATCATCGCTGAGCCTGTCAAGATACTGAAAAAATGCCTCTTCATCAGGCAGCAGATCAAGCATAGCTGCACTTGGCGTAAGCGATCTGCGGTCTGCTACAAAGTCGCTTATAACGTAGTCGATCTCGTGTCCGATAGCGCTTATGACTGGCGTCTTTGTAGCGTAAATTTCACGAGCTAAGCCCTCGTCGTTAAAGCACCAAAGATCCTCTTTGCTGCCACCTCCTCTAGCTAAAACAATCACATCTACGCCGTATTTATCGGCTCTGCGCAAGGCTTTTATAAGCGAGCTTGGGGCATTTTCACCTTGAGTTAAAGCATCAAAAATATAAATTTCGCTTAATTTCCAACGGCTCGTCACGACCTTTAACATATCCTGAAGCGCCGCCGAAGTAGCGCTTGTGACAAGGGCTATTTTTTTAGGTAAATTTGGTATCTCTTTTTTTGCAGCAATGTCAAAAAGCCCCTCATTTTCGAGCTTTTCTTTAAGCTGCCTAAACGCAAGCTCAAGCTCGCCCTCACCATCAGGCAGCATCGCACTTGCCACTAGCTGATAGGACCCACTTGGCGAGTAAATAGTCACTTTGCCATAAATTTTTACTTTTAACCCATCTTTTGGCAGGAATTTCACTTTTTGGTTGTTCATGCGATACATCACAGCTGAGATGCTTGACTTCTCATCCTTTAGCGTGAAGTACCAGTGTCCAGAGGCGTGCTTAGTAAGGCGCGAAATTTCGCCACTTACCTCGACATAGTCAAGTGTGGCTTCAAGCAGTGCCTTTGCTTTTTCGTTTAGCTCAGAAACACTAAGCATTGATTTCTCTTACCTTTTTAGCGATAAATAGCGTCGAGATATCCATACTAAAGCCCTTGCAAAGCTCTATCTCAAAACCAGCTTCGACTAGCTCATCACAAAAGCTCTTAGCATCCAAGAAATTTTCGATCGAGCTTGGCAGATATTCGTATGCCTCTTTGTTTTTTGAGATAAAGCCACCAATTTTTGGCAAAATTTTACTTAGGTAAAAATCTCTTAGCGAGGTTATAAGGCCTTTTTTCTGGCGTTTTGTAAATTCAAGTACGACTACGTAGCCATTTAGAGCAAGCACTCTGTTAAACTCCCTAAGCGCTGCCTTTCGCTCGACCACATTTCTAATGCCATAGCTTATGCTTAAAATTTGAGCCTCTCTGCTTGCAAGCGTAGTGTTGTCAGCGTAGGCCTCTATAAATTGAAAATTTGGAAATTTTGTCTTCGCCTCTTTTAGCATACCACTTGAGGGATCGATACCAGTAAGGCTTTTTATCTGCACGCCAAATTCTTTTGAAATTTCACTCCAAAGCCCCATCATATCGCCAGTACCGCAAGCTACATCTACGATATTTATGCTTTTATTTTTAAAAATTTCTAGCATATATCTGCAGGCAAATTTCCTCCAACTCACGTCCACACCAAGACTTAGCACTCTGTTTGCGACGTCATAAGTCGGAGCGATCTGGTTAAACATATCAACGATTTTTTCTTGTTTTTGCATAAATTTGCCCTTTTATATGTAGTAAATTTTTAAATTTCTTGAAATTTTACGAGTTGCTTTTATAAATTTAAGACGCTTTTTTAGTATCTCTTCTCTACTTTTATAAATTTGCTTGTAAATTTTACTCTCGAGCCTCTCTTTGTCTGACATTTCTGGAAGCCTTTTAAGGATGCCAAGCCAGACGTCATAGTCTTGAAGATTACCAAAAATTTCTTGCATCTGCTTTAGCTTCTCTTCATACTTTTTAAGCCCTTCAAAATAAAAAATTTCACATAAAAACTCATATGTATATCTCATCTTTTTAAGCTCTATCCTAAGATCATGAAAGCTCTCATTTGGGCAGTCTTGATTAAGGCTTTTTAGCCTTTTTTGAGCTAAAACTAAGAGCATTCTGAGCTTAAATGAACCAAGGCGCGAAAGGCTTACATCAAAGAGTTTTGACTTATAAAATTCACCCTCATTTAAAAATATCTCCCACTCTTTTAAAAATGCGTAGTTTTCTTCATCGCCAAGGTAGCTTTTTACATTTTCATACTCTAAATCTAGAGCCTTTTGCACAAAATAGATAGGCTCATTTGCGTGCTTTTGCTCGTTTAAAAAGCTCAAAAATACATCCAAATCTCGCTTCTTGTTTGTCGAGTTTGCAAGCATTTTAAAATTCTCACCAAAAAAAAGTGTCACTTTCTCATCAAAAACGCCGTTAAAAATTTTAAGGATCGATCTAACCTTTCTTAAATTTATGCGAAGCTCATGCAAAACTTCTTCATCTTTATCTATCAAATACTGGCTTTTTAGCCTTTTTATTACTTTAAAAATACTAACAAAAAGGACTCTTAGCGCCTCTCCGCTTTTTAGATTTGCAGCAAAATTTGGCAGAATTTCTTTTTCTTTTATGATCTTATAGGCTCTTTTGTAGTCGATTTGTTCATTTTCATTTGCGTGGATGGCAAGAAATTTGTTCTTATATCTTTTGTCACAAGTTACGTCACTTAGGCAAAAATTTTCTAAAAATGGTGGCAGATTGAAAAAGACAGCCTCATTTTCATCGCTAAATTCGATTTCAAATGTACAAAGTCCATTTAGTTCATTTTTAAAAATATCGATATTGCAAGGATTGTTATTTAGTTTAAAAATATATCTATCTTTTAAGATGACGCTACCGATGCGGTTTTTAAGAGCCTTTTTAAACTCCACCTTTTCGCAAAATTCTTCATTTTCTTCTCTGATTAGATCTTTACCGATCTTTACAGTTTTTATAAATTTATCCTCTTCACTTCGAAAGCGGATCTCTTCATTTTGCGTTATCTTGGTATAAAACTGAGAAATTTCAAGATGCTTAAAGACTACTCCAGCTTCTTTTAAAAAATCTAGAATTTGAGAATTTTTGAGTAAAAATTTACGCTCTATCTCCAAACTCACATTTTTCTCCAAAATTTTTTGTTCATTTTAGCAAGTTAGTGCTTAAAACAATGAGAAAAATGCTAAATATAGGCTTATTTTAAAAGTATTTTTACAAGAAGAAAGATGAAATTTATGTTGCTAAATAGCAACATAAATTTTATTTACAGTGTTTACAGCTTTTTACGCTAGCTACGATATTTAGACGTTCTATTATATTTCCAATCTTCTTTTCTAGTGCCTCTTGATATTTGCCAAGCTCAGCATCATCGTAGCTCACGTCCTCGACGCTTCCACAGCTTTCACAGACAACATGAATATGTGGATATTCGTAGATATCGTATCTAGCTTTTTGATTGACGATATTTACTTCGACTACAAGACCTTCGTCTTTTAAAGTATTTAAATTTTTATAAACTGTCGCAAGAGAAACCGATGGACTCTCCTTTAAAATTTCATCATAAAGCTCATCAATCGTTGGATGCGTGTGGCGATCAAGAATTCTTAAAACGCTAAGGCGTTGTGGCGTGACTTTTAGCCCAGATTGCTTTAATAATGATACGTATTGCATAATGCTTTTCCTTGTTTTTATTTTGGCTTATGCTAGCAAAAATAATATTAAACGTTACTTTATTAAATGATATTAATTATTCTCTAGTAAATTTTTGGTGATCTGCTCGGCACTTATACCAAGGTACTTTTCGACCTCAGTAGTTGAACCATGAGGGATAAATTTATCTTCATACTCAAAACTAATGACACTTATATTTGATATTTTGTTTTCTTGTAAAAATGCACTTATTATCTCACCAACGCCACCTTTTTTGGCACTATCACTAAAGATATACCACTTTTTAGTGCGTTTTGCAAGACCTAGTAAAAGCTCGCTATCAAGTGGTTTTGCAAAGACAAGGTCAACTAATACCACATCAAGCTTGTCAGCTAGTAAATTTCTGACCAAATTTGCTCTGCCAACGCCGTTACCATAGCCTAAAAATGCGATATCACTCTTTACATCAGCTAAAATTTCACCCTTGCCAAACTCAAGCGGCTGAGCTTCAAACTCATCTCTTAAGATAAACGCTCCGCGCGGATATCTAAATGCGCTAACACCCTTGTAAGAGTAGGCAAATTCCATAACATTTTTCATACTCTCTTCGCATCTTGGGGCAAAAAGAACCATATTTGGCACAGCGTTTAAAAAGCTTATATCAAACGCACCCTGATGCGTTTCGCCATCTTCGCCCACAATGCCAGCCCTATCCATCGCAAATGTGATGTTTAAATTTAAAATAGAAGCGTCGTGAATGATCTGATCATAGGCTCTTTGCATGAATGTCGAGTATATTGCAACAAATGGTTTAAACCCCTCTTTTGCCATGGCTGACATCGATGTAACTGCATGTTGCTCAGCTATCGCCACGTCCCAAAAACGATCTGGAAATTCTTGTATCAAGGCATCCATACCAGTACCTGTTGGCATCGCAGCCGTCACACCAACGATATCGCTATAC comes from Campylobacter concisus and encodes:
- the xseA gene encoding exodeoxyribonuclease VII large subunit → MLSVSELNEKAKALLEATLDYVEVSGEISRLTKHASGHWYFTLKDEKSSISAVMYRMNNQKVKFLPKDGLKVKIYGKVTIYSPSGSYQLVASAMLPDGEGELELAFRQLKEKLENEGLFDIAAKKEIPNLPKKIALVTSATSAALQDMLKVVTSRWKLSEIYIFDALTQGENAPSSLIKALRRADKYGVDVIVLARGGGSKEDLWCFNDEGLAREIYATKTPVISAIGHEIDYVISDFVADRRSLTPSAAMLDLLPDEEAFFQYLDRLSDDLDSALSLKITKKQNLLNVLLSKFSSNALKARIELKFSEVTNKQNALTNAVQRKILVLGSAFNSLEKAYEMRELFFESTKRLIEVRKDGKRVDFRDLKIDDEIELISQNTHKKAIIKE
- the ubiE gene encoding bifunctional demethylmenaquinone methyltransferase/2-methoxy-6-polyprenyl-1,4-benzoquinol methylase UbiE — translated: MQKQEKIVDMFNQIAPTYDVANRVLSLGVDVSWRKFACRYMLEIFKNKSINIVDVACGTGDMMGLWSEISKEFGVQIKSLTGIDPSSGMLKEAKTKFPNFQFIEAYADNTTLASREAQILSISYGIRNVVERKAALREFNRVLALNGYVVVLEFTKRQKKGLITSLRDFYLSKILPKIGGFISKNKEAYEYLPSSIENFLDAKSFCDELVEAGFEIELCKGFSMDISTLFIAKKVREINA
- a CDS encoding CHAD domain-containing protein: MSLEIERKFLLKNSQILDFLKEAGVVFKHLEISQFYTKITQNEEIRFRSEEDKFIKTVKIGKDLIREENEEFCEKVEFKKALKNRIGSVILKDRYIFKLNNNPCNIDIFKNELNGLCTFEIEFSDENEAVFFNLPPFLENFCLSDVTCDKRYKNKFLAIHANENEQIDYKRAYKIIKEKEILPNFAANLKSGEALRVLFVSIFKVIKRLKSQYLIDKDEEVLHELRINLRKVRSILKIFNGVFDEKVTLFFGENFKMLANSTNKKRDLDVFLSFLNEQKHANEPIYFVQKALDLEYENVKSYLGDEENYAFLKEWEIFLNEGEFYKSKLFDVSLSRLGSFKLRMLLVLAQKRLKSLNQDCPNESFHDLRIELKKMRYTYEFLCEIFYFEGLKKYEEKLKQMQEIFGNLQDYDVWLGILKRLPEMSDKERLESKIYKQIYKSREEILKKRLKFIKATRKISRNLKIYYI
- a CDS encoding Fur family transcriptional regulator yields the protein MQYVSLLKQSGLKVTPQRLSVLRILDRHTHPTIDELYDEILKESPSVSLATVYKNLNTLKDEGLVVEVNIVNQKARYDIYEYPHIHVVCESCGSVEDVSYDDAELGKYQEALEKKIGNIIERLNIVASVKSCKHCK